In Coregonus clupeaformis isolate EN_2021a chromosome 7, ASM2061545v1, whole genome shotgun sequence, one genomic interval encodes:
- the LOC121568847 gene encoding transmembrane protein 238-like — protein MEPTYRGLGRCSCAFWLAVSFDIFGLLVLLIGVFADIFFYDFLIYAGAIIIFLSLIWWVFWYTGNIEVPSEELEDDVGLLKKERDIAGAVRWLSSRLSNSIRNSLRRNGGPPRGVARRAGTGLSTTHMRDAQQQPEPPPVVLAMGPRDEDVHTVSASVDTDIPVPHTATKTSAI, from the coding sequence ATGGAGCCGACGTACCGCGGTCTGGGGCGCTGTTCCTGCGCTTTTTGGTTGGCAGTGTCCTTCGACATATTCGGGCTGCTCGTTCTTTTGATCGGTGTTTTTGCGGACATATTCTTCTATGACTTTTTAATCTACGCCGGGGCCATCATCATCTTCCTCAGCCTCATTTGGTGGGTGTTCTGGTACACGGGCAATATCGAGGTCCCctcagaggagctggaggatgacGTCGGGCTCTTGAAGAAGGAGCGGGACATCGCAGGTGCGGTGAGGTGGTTATCCAGCCGTCTCTCCAACAGTATCAGGAACTCTCTGCGGCGGAATGGAGGCCCCCCCCGAGGGGTCGCGAGAAGGGCAGGGACCGGGCTGTCTACGACGCACATGAGGGATGCCCAACAGCAACCGGAGCCCCCGCCTGTCGTATTGGCGATGGGCCCGCGTGATGAGGACGTGCACACGGTGTCTGCATCCGTCGACACTGACATACCTGTCCCGCACACAGCTACAAAGACTTCGGCCATATGA
- the LOC121568846 gene encoding phosphoinositide-interacting protein-like yields the protein MHNPRMQSTVVTMSDMDRRTSRTSHEAQDTEASTPLNPVPDGVTLGTNLPCWYYFTRPILAILIGGVLFGLGTALSLLYFTQVGNVPYLLGPVFLSVGLMFLVTGLVWVPVVKQRLDYKALTKVNDKALQVHEQH from the exons ATG CACAACCCAAGGATGCAATCCACAGTGGTCACCATGTCGGACATGGATCGTAGAACCAGCCGCACCAGCCACGAGGCTCAGGACACTGAAGCATCTACCCCACTGAACCCTGTCCCTGACGGGGTCACCCTGGGCACTAACCTCCCCTGCTGGTACTACTTCACCAGGCCCATCCTGGCCATCCTTATCGGCGGGGTGCTGTTTGGCTTGGGCACGGCCCTCTCCTTGCTCTACTTCACCCAGGTGGGGAACGTGCCCTACCTGTTGGGTCCTGTGTTCCTCTCTGTGGGGCTCATGTTCCTGGTCACGGGGCTGGTATGGGTGCCCGTGGTGAAACAGAGACTGGATTACAAGGCTCTGACCAAGGTCAATGACAAGGCGCTTCAGGTGCATGAACAGCACTGA